In Bradyrhizobium guangxiense, the following are encoded in one genomic region:
- the rpsR gene encoding 30S ribosomal protein S18, translating into MAEAGARRPFFRRRKSCPFTGANAPKIDYKDSKLLMRYVSERGKIVPSRITAVSAKKQRELARAIKRARFLGLLPYVIR; encoded by the coding sequence ATGGCTGAAGCTGGTGCACGTCGCCCGTTTTTCCGTCGTCGCAAGAGCTGCCCGTTCACGGGCGCCAACGCTCCCAAGATCGACTACAAGGACTCCAAGCTGCTGATGCGTTACGTCTCCGAGCGCGGCAAGATCGTGCCGAGCCGCATCACCGCGGTGTCCGCGAAGAAGCAGCGTGAGCTCGCCCGCGCCATCAAGCGCGCGCGCTTCCTGGGCCTGTTGCCTTACGTCATTCGCTGA
- a CDS encoding Cj0069 family protein, giving the protein MDTEKQFSPRHTVAILSRGDAAARRDATSKYGRFADVFEALAAVGIEGRPAIYDESFADDVRQELLAVDGVLVWVNPIQEGRNRAGLDALLREVAAQGVWVSAHPDVILKMGTKEVLYRTRSMGWGSDTALYQTAETMLAELPTRLASGPRVIKRNRGNGGQGVWKIERLPTSSMIRVLDATKDAPEEVTLDDFLRRCAEYFESGSVIDQAFQPRLSEGVVRCYMAGDRCAGFGHHKVKALVDSPAARSEAGPRLYSSSADPRFQRLRRLMEDKWTPQLTSLLDIARDDLPAIWDADFMLGPVQADGSDSYVLGEINVSSVHPYPDDAPAEIARRVADRLKLKN; this is encoded by the coding sequence ATGGATACCGAAAAGCAATTCTCTCCCCGACATACAGTTGCCATCCTCTCGCGAGGCGATGCGGCCGCGCGTCGAGATGCGACCTCAAAATACGGCCGCTTCGCCGACGTCTTCGAAGCGCTCGCCGCTGTTGGCATCGAAGGACGCCCCGCGATCTACGACGAAAGCTTCGCCGACGACGTCCGCCAAGAACTTCTCGCAGTGGATGGCGTGCTCGTCTGGGTCAATCCGATTCAGGAAGGCCGGAACCGCGCCGGTCTCGACGCCCTGCTGCGCGAGGTCGCCGCGCAGGGCGTGTGGGTGAGCGCTCATCCGGACGTCATCCTCAAGATGGGCACGAAGGAGGTGCTCTATCGCACCCGCTCGATGGGCTGGGGGTCGGACACGGCTCTCTATCAGACCGCCGAGACGATGCTTGCCGAGCTGCCGACGCGGCTCGCTTCCGGCCCGCGCGTGATCAAACGCAACAGGGGCAACGGCGGCCAAGGCGTCTGGAAGATCGAGAGGCTTCCGACCTCCTCCATGATCAGGGTCCTGGACGCGACCAAGGACGCGCCCGAGGAAGTGACGCTGGATGATTTCCTGCGTCGCTGCGCGGAGTATTTCGAGAGCGGCAGCGTGATCGACCAGGCGTTCCAGCCTCGCCTGAGCGAGGGCGTGGTGCGCTGCTACATGGCAGGCGACCGCTGCGCCGGATTCGGCCATCACAAGGTCAAAGCGCTGGTCGACTCGCCGGCGGCGCGTTCGGAGGCTGGACCGCGGCTCTACTCGTCGAGCGCGGACCCGCGCTTCCAGCGGCTGCGGCGATTGATGGAAGACAAGTGGACGCCGCAGCTTACTTCCCTGCTGGACATCGCACGAGATGATCTGCCCGCGATCTGGGACGCCGACTTCATGCTCGGCCCGGTCCAGGCCGACGGGAGCGACAGCTATGTGCTGGGCGAAATCAACGTCAGCTCGGTGCATCCATACCCGGACGACGCGCCGGCGGAGATCGCCAGGCGAGTTGCCGACCGGCTGAAGCTTAAGAACTGA
- the rpsF gene encoding 30S ribosomal protein S6 has product MALYEHVFLARQDASTQQVEELTAQMTGIVENLGGKVTKTENWGVRSLTYRMNKNRKAHFVLLNIDAPSAAIAEIERQERISEDVIRYLSVRVEELEEGPSAMMRKADRDRERDDRGGGFRGEREGGFRGDREGGFRGDRGPRRPRDEAETTDGE; this is encoded by the coding sequence ATGGCTCTTTATGAGCATGTTTTTCTCGCGCGCCAGGACGCGAGCACGCAGCAGGTCGAAGAGCTGACTGCGCAGATGACCGGCATCGTCGAGAATCTCGGCGGCAAGGTCACCAAGACCGAGAATTGGGGCGTGCGCTCCCTCACCTACCGCATGAACAAGAACCGCAAGGCGCACTTCGTGCTGCTCAACATCGACGCGCCGTCCGCGGCGATCGCCGAGATCGAGCGCCAGGAGCGCATCAGCGAAGACGTGATCCGCTATCTCAGCGTCCGCGTCGAGGAGCTCGAGGAAGGCCCGTCCGCGATGATGCGCAAGGCCGATCGCGATCGCGAGCGTGACGATCGTGGCGGCGGCTTCCGCGGTGAGCGTGAGGGCGGCTTCCGCGGCGACCGCGAGGGCGGTTTCCGCGGCGATCGCGGTCCGCGCCGCCCGCGCGATGAAGCTGAAACCACGGATGGGGAGTAA
- a CDS encoding ABC transporter permease → MTYIQLSYGDLVLPALLVVMDGVFSLVLHLKLERQLAIATVRMVVQLVLVGYVLTFLFAAVSPLWTALAALIMVLFASREIVARQKRRLQGVWKYGLGAGCTLLAAGTVTMFALMTELRPDPWYHPRYALPLLGMMLGNTMTGISLGLDVLTNSLVRERAGVEACLALGGTRHQALLPVIRDALRSGFMPIMNSMAAIGLVSLPGMMTGQILAGVEPIDAVKYQLLIMFLIAGGTGLGTLVAVLGGARLLTDHRHRLRLDRMLTEA, encoded by the coding sequence GTGACCTACATCCAGCTTTCGTACGGCGACCTCGTCCTACCCGCTCTCCTTGTCGTCATGGACGGCGTCTTCTCGCTTGTCCTCCACCTCAAGCTTGAGAGGCAACTGGCCATTGCTACCGTGCGCATGGTGGTCCAGCTCGTCCTCGTCGGATACGTGCTGACGTTCCTGTTTGCCGCGGTGTCGCCGCTCTGGACCGCTCTCGCCGCCCTGATCATGGTCCTCTTCGCCTCGCGGGAGATCGTCGCGCGGCAGAAGCGACGTCTTCAGGGCGTTTGGAAGTACGGCTTGGGCGCGGGATGCACGCTGCTCGCCGCCGGCACGGTCACGATGTTCGCGCTTATGACGGAGCTACGCCCCGATCCGTGGTATCATCCGCGTTATGCGCTCCCTTTGCTGGGCATGATGCTCGGCAACACCATGACCGGGATAAGCCTGGGCCTGGACGTGCTGACGAACAGCCTGGTGCGTGAACGAGCCGGCGTGGAAGCTTGTCTTGCGCTGGGCGGCACGCGACACCAAGCCCTCCTGCCGGTCATACGGGACGCCTTGAGAAGCGGCTTCATGCCGATCATGAACAGTATGGCGGCGATCGGTCTCGTTTCCTTGCCGGGGATGATGACCGGCCAGATCCTTGCGGGTGTCGAGCCGATCGATGCCGTCAAATATCAATTGCTGATCATGTTCCTAATCGCCGGCGGGACTGGGCTGGGAACGCTGGTCGCCGTCCTGGGTGGCGCACGCCTGCTCACTGACCATCGACATCGGCTGCGTCTAGATCGCATGCTGACCGAGGCTTGA
- a CDS encoding PepSY domain-containing protein — protein sequence MRTSTIYRAVLFVALAAGLSPAHALTQDELIAKIQAAGYSQVQDVKSTAEGIPANAVKDGKPVKLLVDSGGQIKERN from the coding sequence ATGCGAACATCGACGATCTATCGGGCAGTGCTCTTCGTGGCCCTGGCGGCGGGACTCTCGCCCGCTCACGCCCTGACCCAGGACGAGCTGATCGCCAAGATCCAGGCGGCCGGCTACTCGCAGGTGCAAGACGTCAAATCGACGGCCGAAGGCATCCCCGCCAATGCGGTGAAGGACGGCAAGCCAGTGAAGCTGCTCGTCGACAGCGGTGGCCAGATCAAAGAGCGGAATTGA
- a CDS encoding TetR/AcrR family transcriptional regulator C-terminal domain-containing protein, producing MAGESIKAPFEPSAGDPKHAARATRSAGRKMRSLLLDAASPLFRERGLSGTAITDIAAAADAFPSQITYYFRTKEALFVECACRDLLYLARATEQAALKARTPREYTHALAETVTASDSVAFFAEALTLTRRRQDLAPLVERTIERLHSEGARAYASQVARHGWRSLRAPDESSRRFWAVAIGVILEGYAMGRSPEELCAEMLRVLGEQAKSTGDTARLRLVEDASHSDEEG from the coding sequence ATGGCGGGTGAATCGATCAAGGCTCCGTTCGAGCCGTCGGCGGGCGATCCGAAGCACGCCGCGCGCGCCACGCGGTCGGCCGGCCGCAAGATGCGCTCGCTGCTGCTCGATGCGGCAAGCCCGCTGTTTCGGGAGCGGGGGCTGTCGGGCACGGCGATCACCGACATCGCGGCCGCCGCGGACGCATTCCCGAGCCAGATCACCTACTATTTCCGGACCAAGGAGGCGTTGTTCGTCGAATGCGCCTGCCGCGACCTCTTGTATCTGGCGCGCGCGACCGAGCAGGCGGCACTGAAGGCGCGGACGCCACGGGAATACACCCACGCGCTGGCGGAGACCGTGACAGCAAGCGATTCCGTCGCCTTTTTCGCCGAAGCGCTGACATTGACGCGACGCCGGCAGGATCTTGCCCCGCTGGTCGAGCGCACCATCGAGCGCCTGCACAGCGAAGGCGCGCGGGCCTATGCGAGCCAGGTGGCGCGGCACGGCTGGCGCTCGCTGCGTGCGCCCGACGAAAGCTCGCGGCGTTTCTGGGCGGTCGCCATTGGCGTCATCCTCGAAGGCTATGCGATGGGCCGCTCGCCCGAGGAGCTCTGCGCCGAGATGCTGCGCGTGCTCGGCGAGCAGGCGAAATCCACCGGCGATACCGCGCGGCTGCGGCTTGTCGAGGATGCATCACATTCGGATGAGGAGGGGTAG
- a CDS encoding DUF1259 domain-containing protein, translating into MKRGILALVGLAVCFFAIRFAPFFPAYAQDAEWQKVDEALGRKPAVSDDVRRYGLPRSDLSVTIDEVAIKPALALGGWVAFKPAHGGAMVMGDLVLLETEINPVMAKMIASGLEITAVHNHLLRASPATFYMHVAGHGEPVKLASAIHDALAESKTPLTAAAPASPPPAVDLDTAKLDQIIGVKGQANGGVYQFNVKRRDPITQDGMPLAPVGPMGVATAINFQPTGGGKTAITGDFVLTSDEVNPVILALRTHGIEVTALHSHMLDEQPRLFFMHFWANDDVLKLAEDLRAALDKTASTKS; encoded by the coding sequence ATGAAAAGGGGCATCTTGGCTCTGGTCGGCCTCGCCGTCTGCTTTTTCGCAATCCGCTTCGCGCCCTTCTTCCCGGCGTATGCTCAAGATGCCGAATGGCAGAAGGTAGACGAGGCGCTCGGCCGCAAGCCGGCGGTTTCGGACGACGTCCGCCGCTACGGCCTTCCGCGCAGCGACCTCTCCGTGACGATTGATGAGGTGGCGATCAAGCCGGCGCTTGCCCTAGGCGGATGGGTTGCGTTCAAGCCCGCGCACGGCGGCGCCATGGTCATGGGCGACCTAGTGCTGCTCGAGACTGAGATCAACCCCGTGATGGCGAAGATGATCGCGAGCGGTCTCGAGATCACGGCCGTGCACAATCATCTGCTGCGGGCGAGCCCTGCGACCTTCTACATGCACGTCGCCGGCCACGGGGAACCCGTCAAGCTTGCGTCGGCGATCCACGATGCGCTGGCCGAGAGCAAGACGCCGCTGACGGCCGCGGCGCCGGCGAGCCCGCCGCCGGCCGTCGACCTCGATACGGCGAAGCTCGACCAGATCATCGGCGTGAAGGGCCAGGCCAACGGCGGCGTCTACCAGTTCAACGTCAAGCGGCGAGACCCGATCACTCAGGACGGCATGCCGCTGGCCCCCGTCGGCCCGATGGGCGTCGCGACTGCTATCAACTTCCAGCCGACGGGAGGCGGGAAGACCGCCATCACGGGCGACTTTGTGCTGACCAGCGACGAGGTCAACCCCGTCATCCTGGCGCTGCGGACCCACGGCATCGAGGTGACCGCGCTGCACAGCCACATGCTCGATGAGCAGCCAAGGCTGTTCTTCATGCACTTCTGGGCGAACGACGACGTCTTGAAGCTGGCCGAGGACCTGCGTGCGGCGCTCGACAAGACGGCCAGTACGAAGAGTTGA
- a CDS encoding ABC transporter ATP-binding protein, with protein sequence MLTVRGLKRLHLSVSFDLQDGECVALQGPSGVGKTLLLRSIADLDPNDGTVKLDGILREAMPAPAWRRRVTYLAAEPGWWSDTVQEHFAAWEAALPLVARLGLPHDCGEWSIQRLSTGERLRLGLVRALMLRSRVLLLDEPTSALDPAAAAAVEGVIAERISDGTSVLWTTHDGAQARRVGTRIFVMRPDGGIEENRS encoded by the coding sequence ATGCTGACGGTCAGAGGGCTCAAGCGCCTGCATCTCTCCGTATCATTCGACCTGCAGGACGGCGAATGCGTCGCCCTGCAGGGGCCTTCCGGGGTCGGAAAGACATTGCTGCTCCGCTCCATCGCGGATCTCGATCCCAACGACGGAACAGTCAAGCTGGACGGCATCCTCAGAGAGGCGATGCCCGCCCCGGCCTGGCGAAGGCGGGTGACCTACCTCGCCGCCGAGCCGGGCTGGTGGTCTGACACCGTGCAAGAGCACTTCGCGGCCTGGGAGGCTGCCCTTCCGCTGGTAGCGCGACTGGGGTTGCCGCATGACTGCGGAGAGTGGTCGATCCAAAGACTTTCGACCGGCGAGAGATTGCGGTTGGGACTTGTGCGGGCGCTCATGCTGCGATCACGGGTGCTTCTGCTGGACGAGCCGACCTCGGCCCTCGACCCGGCAGCCGCTGCGGCCGTGGAAGGTGTGATTGCCGAACGCATCTCGGATGGAACGAGCGTCCTCTGGACTACCCACGACGGCGCCCAAGCCCGCCGGGTCGGGACCAGGATTTTTGTGATGAGACCCGACGGCGGGATCGAGGAAAACCGGTCGTGA
- a CDS encoding superoxide dismutase translates to MPYETKPLLFDPKAISGISEKVLVSHYENNYGGAVKRLNAISAQLAELDFAKAPNFVINGLKREELIAANSMILHEIYFDGLGGASKPGGALAEAIVQDFGSIDRWRTEFAAMGKAEGGGSGWVILSYSPRNKRLVNQWAADHTTTLAGGRPVLVLDMYEHAYHMDFGAAAARYVDVYMEAIRWENASALYDRYAKEI, encoded by the coding sequence ATGCCCTACGAAACCAAGCCGCTGCTGTTCGATCCGAAGGCGATCAGCGGCATTTCCGAAAAGGTGCTCGTCAGTCACTATGAGAACAACTACGGCGGCGCGGTGAAGCGGCTCAACGCGATCAGCGCGCAGCTCGCCGAGCTGGACTTCGCTAAGGCGCCGAACTTCGTCATCAACGGCCTGAAGCGCGAAGAGCTGATCGCGGCGAACTCGATGATCCTGCATGAGATCTACTTCGATGGTCTCGGCGGCGCCAGTAAGCCGGGCGGAGCGCTCGCCGAAGCGATCGTGCAAGACTTCGGCAGCATCGATCGATGGCGGACGGAGTTCGCTGCGATGGGAAAGGCCGAGGGAGGAGGTTCGGGGTGGGTGATCCTCTCCTACTCGCCCCGCAACAAACGGCTCGTCAACCAGTGGGCTGCCGACCATACGACGACGCTCGCCGGCGGCCGTCCCGTGCTGGTGCTCGACATGTATGAGCACGCCTATCACATGGACTTCGGCGCTGCGGCAGCCCGCTATGTCGACGTCTACATGGAGGCCATCCGCTGGGAAAACGCCTCCGCGCTCTACGATCGATACGCGAAGGAAATCTGA
- the rplI gene encoding 50S ribosomal protein L9: MEVILLERVNKLGQMGEVVKVRDGYARNFLLKRGKALRATADNRAKYDGMKAELEARNLASKAEASKVAEKIEGKNIIVIRQASEAGQLFGSVNVRDIVIAFEADGVSLARPQIQLDAPIKAIGKHSITVAVHPEVEVEITVTVARSQDEAERINRGEDISTRNEDRDAAAEAIAAAGEFFDPEAQHDEVEPAPAAEEK, encoded by the coding sequence ATGGAAGTCATTTTGCTGGAACGCGTCAACAAGCTCGGCCAGATGGGCGAAGTCGTGAAGGTTCGCGACGGCTACGCCCGGAATTTCCTGCTCAAGCGCGGCAAGGCGCTGCGCGCCACCGCCGACAACCGGGCCAAGTATGACGGCATGAAGGCCGAGCTCGAGGCCCGCAACCTCGCCTCGAAGGCCGAGGCGTCCAAGGTCGCCGAGAAGATCGAGGGCAAGAACATCATCGTGATCCGCCAGGCGTCGGAAGCCGGCCAGCTGTTCGGCTCGGTCAACGTGCGTGACATCGTGATCGCCTTCGAAGCCGACGGCGTTTCGCTCGCCCGTCCGCAGATCCAGCTCGACGCGCCGATCAAGGCCATCGGCAAGCACTCGATCACCGTTGCCGTTCACCCCGAGGTCGAGGTCGAGATCACCGTTACGGTCGCGCGCAGCCAGGACGAGGCCGAGCGCATCAACCGCGGCGAGGACATCTCGACCCGCAACGAGGACCGCGACGCGGCCGCCGAGGCGATCGCCGCCGCCGGCGAGTTCTTCGATCCGGAAGCCCAGCACGACGAGGTCGAGCCGGCCCCGGCCGCGGAAGAGAAGTAA